Within Haematobia irritans isolate KBUSLIRL chromosome 2, ASM5000362v1, whole genome shotgun sequence, the genomic segment caaatacacaataattaaaacaattaacaaaattaagaaaaaaaaaactattaaaaaaaaaattaaattatcaatttaaaaaattaaacaataataacaataaaaaaaaataaaaaagtaaaaaaaaacatgaatatgtGAGTAAGACAGCAATACTAACATAAACAGCTAGTAAAGAGactcaataaaataaattaaaaatgataTAACATAatacaaactaaataaaaaaaaactaaaaactaaataaaatatatatatatatatatatatatatatatatatatatatatatatatatatatatatatatatatatatataaaaataaatagaaattaaaaaaattaattaaagaattatttatttctatagaaaattttgtccaattgttaattctatagaaaattttgtcaaaattttatttctatagaaaattttgtcaaaattttatttctatagaaaattttgtcaaaattttgtcaaaattttatttctatagaaaattttgtcaaaattttatctctatagaacattttgtcaaaattttatctctataaaaattttgtcaaaattttatctttattgaaaattttgtaaaaatcttatgtctatagaaaattttgtcaaaattttatttctatagaaaattttgtcaaaattttatttctataaaaatgtttgtcaaaattttatttctatagaaaattttgtcaaaattttatttctatagaaaattttgtcaaaattttatttctatagaaaattttgtcaaaattttatttctatagaaaattttgtcaaaattttatttctatagaaaattttgtcaaaattttatttctatagaaaattttgtcaaaattttatttctatagaaaattttgtcaaaattttatttctatagaaacttttgtcaaaattttatttctatagaaaattttgtcaaaattttatttctatagagaattttgtcaaaattttatttctatagaaaattttgtcaaaattttatttctatggaaaattttgtcaaaattttatttctgtagaaaattttgtcaaaattttatttctatagaaaattttgtcaaaattttagttctatagaaaattttgtcaaaattttagttctatagaaaattttgtcgaattgttaattctatagaaaattttgtcaagattttaactctgtagaaatttttgtcaaaattttatctctataaaaaattttgtcaaaattttatctctttaaaaaatttgtcaaaattttatctttattgaaaattttgtgaaaatcttatgtctatagaaaattttgtcaaaattttatttctatagaaaatgttgtctaaattttatttctatagaaaattttgtcaaaattttatttctatagaaaattttgtcaaaattttatttctatagaaaattttgtcaaaattttatttctatagaaaattttgtcaacatttcatttctatagaaaattttgtaaaattttttaaaaattgtatttctatagaaaagttggtcaagcCAAGATATTTGGAAaggtaattttgcaaaatctatcaaaacatcaagaacttTACCAATCTAACAAAGAGTAAAAAttctacctatagaaaattttgtaaaattttttaaaaattgtatttctatagaaaagttggtcaagcCAAGATATTTGGAAaggtaattttgcaaaatctatcaaaacatcaagaacttTACCAATCTAACAAAGagtaaaaattctaccatttttggtagaaatctaccaactgTCGCAACCGTGTTACCAATCCGACTCTAGGTTTCGAAAAACATTGTTCTaatatttgcattttatttaaGAGTTCTTGTTCTGATTATCTATATTTTTAAATCGGTTTGAAATCTTGCTGTAAAAACATGTGCATTCACTATAGATGTTTGTTTTTGGTAGCGCAAAAAATCAGTCGATCAAACTAGACATTTCTATCCTGAATTTAATCCACAACTTTTTCCTTCTTACAGATTTATCAAATAGAAGCTAAGGATAACCGCCCATTGATTGCTAAAGTCTGTCGCAATCTCTTTCGTCGCAGGGATACGCAAGAAGTTCAGCAACTCCTGCAACAAAGAAGTAAACTGTCTGATCAATTGGACAAACAAATTTCAGTAGAATTGCAAAATTTAAGTGAACCAGAATTAAGTATAGTGTTTAGTGAAACTCTGAGTACATATGGTACATTACCATGGCATACACGATTCACAGAATTCCAACGTTATCCCACTGGTCAATGTTTTAATGCTGAATCTTTTGCATGCATACTCTATAAATACTCTCGTTGTGAACAAAGATGGGGCAAATAGAGTTTCAATCTAGAATAGATAGTTACCAGCAATGAGTTGATAAGCTAATTTGAACTTAAGGCATACTATATTCAATATAATTCTTGCAGTTTATACACCACATTTATAACATAttacaaatttgattgaattttttcttaataattttTGGAATGTGTTTgatttgtctaaatattattgtttcatcggtccatacttttaTGAAATGTGGGTGTATGTGTACATATATCTAGATACATAGTTATATTTAGATGGCATTTGAGAgtggttattaaaagtaatgCATTCATTCGTAAGTTTATGGAAAACTTGTATTTAAAAACTCTAGCCAATTGTAATTTAATGTAAGttattgtatttaaaaagacaaaatattgtgttattcataagaaataaaattaaggtcATCCAAAATGGAACAATTGAGTGTACTCtaccattaaaaaaatatagagaTTTGAATAAGAAGTATTTATAAAACATTGTGGAAATAAAGAATTTTGCTGATGAGAAATATTCCAAACCCAGGCTTCAATAATTGCCATCATTAGCCACTTTTTTTTACGCCCCCCAGCCATATTGGCTCCGGATATTAATTCAATACTCCGAAACAGTAATTGCCGCATTCTGTGGGAATGTACTAGACACTATTCAAACACTAGCATCTGATCAAGTGCTGTAATGAGAAAATCCAGGCGTGATTGAGATCGGCACACACAACACGGTACAGAAGGTCATCTCTTCAGAAGCCAGGCGAGTCTAtatcaagagaatagacatcaaTATCGTTTGATATTAAAGCATTACCAACGATTGTTATCATTTTGCCTTACAAAGTTTCATATCTAAATTCAGTAACAAACTGTTCGCGGTCAGTATCATTTTTATTACCAAACAAGGTTGATGACCtatcaaacattttcttttgagtGAAATAATGTTTCGCAGTAGCGGTGAGGAGTAATAAATTGAACATTAAATAAAAGAATGCAGCATCGTTTTGcaatatagcaaataaaattgtataatcaaTTGTTCTATCTCCCATCTTGTTTTAGAAACGGTTTAAAACACACAGTCTTGGacacaaacatacatacatataatttattaagaatttttttggtaTGAAGTACAGGTTGATTGTGGTTAGCTTATTTACTATTAAATGGGTATCTTCAGTGATATTTTTTAGACTACCATAAGaactacaataaaatttaattatacattaatttttcataaacattttaatcATTGTATTATTGCATAATATTTGCTTCCGTATCATTCACACTTCTCGCCCTATGTCAATATATTACGCTTCGATAGTAATTTCAATTCAGTttcatattttcccaaatttgaattGACACCGGTTATTTCGGGTATTTTACCTTGTATCGCATCGAAAGTTTTACGCAAATCTTCCAAAGATTCACCCAAACCCAATTTGATGTTATTAAATTCTTGTGAAATAATCGATAGCTTGCCCAAAAGGAAATTCAAATTGGAGTCCATATCAAGCATACGATTTTTAATATCTTCCACCTTAATACCCATAGTATTAACACTGGCAAATGTGTTATTGACAGAGGCTTCATTACGGGCATCTACGGCCATAAGAATATCCTTGCTAGCCATAATTTCTTCATGCATTATTGAAATTTGATGCCAAACTTGAGTTATTTCCGATTCGATGAGGGAAGAGAAATTTTGCATTGTGTCAATTTGATTGGTTATTATCAATTCATCAACGTTATCGAAACGTTCCTTGTTTGCTTCCAAAATAATATCACGCTGTTTTTCCAAGTAATCAGTGATTTTTTGAACAATTTGTACTGTGCCAAATTCTACTTTTCTTTGGGTATCCAAAACATATTCAGAATTGGTCATCAGaatattattgaatttatcGAAGATTTCCAGACCCTCATTGAATTTGGTATAACTATGATTCATTTCATtatagaatttttccaaaacagcCGATGAGTCAATCACATTTGTTTGGAGTCTATCAAGTTTTTCTTCCAAAGAGTTTTGGGTAATATGGATATTTTCGGATGTTTTGGCCACAACTAAAacgagaagtaaaaaaaaataatacatttgctCTATACTTTTGGCCTTTAGACTTACTCTGGTTCCCAGTCTCCAATGTATCGGCTTTAATATGTTCCAAAACTGTTAATGTTTCATTATTCATTGCCTGTATGAATTCCTTGTCGGCCTTGGACAAACCTTCGGGAGTTTTAGGCATGTCTTTCAGCTCTGACAAACTGTTGTGTACACTCTCGAGCATtcgaacaactttattttcaaattcgGTGTTATTGGCTACcgctggtggtggtggtgatggtgtAACCACGCTATAACTAACCAAATGATCTTCaattttcgataacatatcTTGAGTGGCGGGGCTACTCTTGAAGACCACCTCGGTTTGTTccataacattttgtgaaagatcCAATAGTTTGGCCACGTTGGTAGTAAGTCTATCCATATCTGTAGTCATTTTCTTGTTGAATTCCTGCTGGGATTTTACAAACGTTGGTGCCAGTGAGGGTTCTGATTTTTCTGTGGTAGCTTCATGGGCTCTCAATGGGACAGGAGGTCGTCTATAGCATTCGTCATTTTCTTGCATCCATTTGAATATTCGTGCTAAGGCTTCTCCCATTTTTTCCGTTTGtatattgtatttttcttcTTGCTGTGACGTGAAgacaaaaacaattatatttttgaaaataactgAAATTGAAATGAGAATAATGCAATTTTGGGGGCACCTCCATATCCTCGGTTTGTCTATGCGTCCATgcaattaaattcaaaaaataacgtTTCAAA encodes:
- the LOC142227213 gene encoding uncharacterized protein LOC142227213, with protein sequence MIMGRQQKFLRIALLAFIAVTLVEEVPAEVTMGDIRGTLQSLIYSYNQLDNKLERHEHRERALGELMKKGIMSLQKGQKNLEPINGIFSRLDERVSQIETLLIAQEEKYNIQTEKMGEALARIFKWMQENDECYRRPPVPLRAHEATTEKSEPSLAPTFVKSQQEFNKKMTTDMDRLTTNVAKLLDLSQNVMEQTEVVFKSSPATQDMLSKIEDHLVSYSVVTPSPPPPAVANNTEFENKVVRMLESVHNSLSELKDMPKTPEGLSKADKEFIQAMNNETLTVLEHIKADTLETGNQIVAKTSENIHITQNSLEEKLDRLQTNVIDSSAVLEKFYNEMNHSYTKFNEGLEIFDKFNNILMTNSEYVLDTQRKVEFGTVQIVQKITDYLEKQRDIILEANKERFDNVDELIITNQIDTMQNFSSLIESEITQVWHQISIMHEEIMASKDILMAVDARNEASVNNTFASVNTMGIKVEDIKNRMLDMDSNLNFLLGKLSIISQEFNNIKLGLGESLEDLRKTFDAIQGKIPEITGVNSNLGKYETELKLLSKRNILT